CACACAAGTTCCTCTAAAAGCGGTGTATCTGTCCGATGGTTCACAAAGAGAAATTAAAATAGGAAACCGCACCATTCAATTCAAAAAAACAGTTCCTAAAAGTTTTGCCATAAAAGATGAATTATTACATCTCATCGTACAAGCCTTTAAAGAAGTGGGACAAAAAGAAGTAACCACTGATTTTTTAAAAAAAATAAAACCCTCTATACTTCAGCTTGATGACCAAGTGGTACAAAAACAATTAAAATATGCTCCAGTTTGGATTCAGAAACAGATAAATAACCTTTATACAACTTCCCAAAATGTGGATTAATCTTTCTACTGAACAAAAAATACAAGTATTAGAACAAACAGGTATTGCCAAAGGTTTACCTGCTTTTGTGATTGAAAAAGATTGGTGGGTTTGCATATTATTAAGGGCTATTTTTCAATCAAAATACGCAGATTCCATTATTTTTAAGGGAGGTACCTCTTTAAGTAAAGCCTATCATTTAATAGATCGTTTTTCGGAAGATATTGATTTAATTATTGATCGGCATTTGTTAGGATTTGACATTCTTGATTCAGGTTCAAAAATAAAAAAATTGCGTAAAGCCTCAGGTTCCTTTATCATTAATGAATTTAGACAAGAATTGATGCATCAATTACAGCAAATGGGGATTTCAAAAGAAGATTATGAAATACAATATAACGAGCACGTAGACGATACAAGTGATCCCAATACATTAGAAATTCATTATCACTCTGTTGTACCCGTCAGCAATGTCTACATTCAACAGCGTGTTTTGTTAGAAATGGGAGCAAGATCTTTAACAGAACCAGCAGAAACAAAACCAATCATCTCATTTATAGACGAGAACTATAAGGGTTTACCTTTTGCAGAAGAAACTTTTAATGTACAGGTGGTTGTTCCTACACGTACTTTTATAGAAAAGACTTTATTACTTCATGAAGAATTTTCGAAACCTATTGATAAAATCAGAACCGATAGATTAACACGTCATTTTTATGATTTAGATAAAATGATGACAGCTGGTTATGGGGAACAAGCCATTGAAGATGACGAACTATTCCAAACCATCGTTGAGCATCGTAAAAACGTTAATCCATTAAGAGGTTTAGATTATTCAAATCATCAAAAAGGAAAACTAAGCATTATTCCACCCGATGAAGTGATTTCAAAATGGGAAGAAGATTATAAAACGATGCAAGAAAATATGATTGTTGGAGAAAGTTTATCTTGGGATGAACTTTTACAAAGATTGAAAAATATCGAAAATGCTTTCAATCAAATTTAAGATTCATAATTATAAAATAGTAGCCTGATTTCAGGTCATGTTACAAAATGTCAAAAATTGTAACACGTTATTTTTTCATGTTACAAAAAGTCGAAAATTGTAACACGTTCTACTATTTCAATTACAAAAGCCAAAAAAACACAACTTGAAAAAGTTATTATGAAATACACCGAATCACAATTAGAACAAGCATTTATAAGCCTTTTGGAAACAATTAATAATAAGACAGAAAATTAAAACGTCCGTTATTTAATACGTTTTAATTATATTTGTATGAAATAACGCACATTTATGAAGAAGCAACTTGTTTTACCTAGATATAAAAACGCCTTGGGACAAATGGGAGAGCAAATTAAACTTGCTCGTAAACGTCGCAAATTAACGGCGGTGCAAGTCGCAGAAAGGGCAGATATTTCGCGTTCTACCTTAAGTTTAATAGAGAAAGGAGAACCTAGTGTGGCGATGGGGGCTTATTTTAATGTACTTCGTGTCTTAGGCTTACAAGATGATTTTTTAAAGTTAGCTGCTGACGATACGTTCGGGAGAAAATTACAAGATTTAGACTTATTATAAGATGGCTGTACAAAAAACAGATATTTATGTGTATGCAGATTGGCTGGGGCTAGAAGGTCCTCTGCTCATGGGCATTTTATCAGCCCATCAAGCCAAGGGGCGTAAAGCGTTCAGCTTTTCGTACGATAAGCAATGGCTTAAGTCTGGTCACCAATATCAGTTAGATCCCGATTTACATCTATACACAGGGCCACAATTTGCCAACGAAAAAGAAAATTTTGGTCTTTTTTTGGACAGTATGCCTGATACTTGGGGACGTACCTTAATGAAAAGACGTGAAGCCCAAATGGCCAAACTAAAAGGTGAAAAAGCAAAAACGCTATACGATATCGACTTCTTGTTGGGTGTATATGATGATACGCGAATGGGCGCCTTGCGTTTTAAACTAGATCCAAATGACGATTTTTTAGATAACGATACAGAAAAAGCGACACCACCTTGGTCTACTGCGCGAGAGTTACAACAAGCTGTCGTTCATTACGAAAATGACATTGACAATGAAGCCATGAGCAAATGGTTGCAACTATTAATCGCACCTGGTTCTTCTTTGGGAGGAGCACGTCCGAAAGCGAATATTTTAGATGAGAACAAGCATCCTTGGATCGCTAAATTTCCATCTAAAAATGATACAATAGATAAAGCGGCTTGGGAATATTTAGCGTATCAATTAGCGATACAATCCGGTATAACTATGGCCGAATGTAAAATAGAGAAGATTAAGGGATCGTATCATACTTTTTTTACCAAACGTTTTGATCGTGTAGGTACTCATCGAATTCATTTTGCATCTGCGATGACCATGACTGGTAATAATGAAGAAACCATCAAACATCAGCCGGCCAGTTATTTAGATTTAGTGGAGTTTATCCAAACTAAGGGAACTCATATCAAAGAGAATTTAGCGCAATTGTGGAGAAGAATCATTTTTAATATTGCCATATCCAATACCGACGACCATTTACGAAATCATGGGTTTATTTTAACGAAAGAGGGTTGGATTTTATCACCTGCTTATGATTTGAATCCATCGATAGATAAAGACGGTTTGGCGTTGAATGTAGACATGGATAATAATGCCTTAGATTTTGATTTAGCGAAAAGTGTCGGTGAATATTTTCGATTGACACCCAAAGAAATGGATCAGATAATTGAAGAAGTGACCGCTGTCGTTAAAAATTGGCAAGCGATTGCAAAACAAATTGGCATTCCACGAGCAGAACAAGAATTAATGGCAAGTGCATTTTATACATAATGTTTGAATGATATTTCACAAAAACTAAAAAACTGAACTTTAAAAAGTGACCATGAAATACACCGAATCACAATTAGAACAAGCTTTTATCAGCCTTTTGGAAACAGAAGGCTATCACTATATTAACGGAAAAGAGTTAACAAGAACATCTAATCAAGACGTTTTATTGAAAGATGATTTACGTTCTTTTCTTTTAAACCGTTATCCTGATTTAGAAGAAATTGAGTTGGAAAGTTTGGTGAACGAAATCGCCTTTCAATCGGCTTCTAATTTGTATGATTCCAATAAATACATCTGTAAATTATTGGCAGATGGTTTGATTTTTAAACGCAACGATCCATCAAAAAAAGATTTACATATTCGTTATATCGATATTGAAAATATCAGAAACAACAACTTCAAAATTGTTAATCAATTAGAAATTCAAGGTTCGGAATTGCGTATTCCTGACTTGATTTTGTATATCAACGGAATTCCTGTCGTGGTTTTTGAATTTAAAACTGCTATTAAGGAAGAAATTAGCATTCATGATGCGTTTAAACAATTAACGATTCGCTACCGCAGAGATATTCCCGAACTAATGAAATACAATGTGTTTTGTGTAATTTCGGATGGCGTGAATAACAAAGCAGGAACGGTATTTTCACCTTACGAATTTTATTACGGTTGGAATAAAATTACAGGCGATGAGAAAAAAGCATTATCAGGAATCGAAACCACAACATCAATCGTTCACGGAATGCTGAATCAAAACAGATTGGTAGACATTATTCACAATTTTGTTTTATTTCCTGATAATTCAAAACACGAATTGAAGATTTTGACTCGTTATCCGCAGTATTATGCTTCAAATAAATTGTATCAAAATATCTTGAAACATCGCAAACCCGAAGGCGACGGAAAAGGGGGAACTTATTTTGGTGCAACAGGTTGTGGGAAAAGTTATACGATGTTGTATTTATCACGTTTGTTGATGCGTTCTACAGAGTTTTCTAGTCCTACCATTATCATTATTTCAGATCGTACAGATTTAGACGATCAGCTATCCAAAGATTTCACCAATGCGAAGAAATTTATTGGCGATGAAAACATCATTAACATTGAATCAAGAGCCGATTTAAGAGAGCGTTTACGTGGAATTGAAAGTGGAGGCGTTTATTTAACAACGGTTCAGAAATTTGCTGAGGATGCTGAAATTTTATCTGATCGTACCAACATCATTTGTATTTCAGATGAAGCCCATCGTTCGCAAGTCAATTTAGACTTAAAAGTAAAAATTGACGAAGAAAAAGGTGTAACAAAATCGTACGGTTTTGCTAAATATTTACACGATTCTTTGCCTAATGCCACTTATGTAGGCTTTACAGGAACTCCTATTGACAAGACTTTAGAGGTTTTTGGCGATGTCGTGGATCAATACACCATGTTTGAATCGGTAAATGATGAAATCACCGTTCGTTTGGTGTATGAAGGTCGAGCTGCAAAAGTGAATTTAGATTACAATAAAGTTCAAGAAATTGAATCCTATTACGAAAATGCCGTAGCAGAAGGCGCATCAGAATATCATGTAGAAGCCAGTCAGAAAGCCATTGCCAATATGGAAGTGGTTTTGGGTGATAAAGATCGCATCAAAGCCATTGCAGAAGATTTTATCGAACATTATGAAAATCGTGTAGCAGAAAATGCAACCGTTGCAGGTAAAGTGATGTTTGTTTGTGCTTCTCGTGGCATTGCGTATAAGTTGTATCAGACCATTATTAATCACCTGGGTGCTAGAAGCTCCAGCTTCGAGCAAAACAATAACGCCCAACAATCCAGCTTCGAGCAAGGCCAATCTATAGATCCTACTAATTATGCACAATACTTCACAAAATCGTTTGGACTTCCAGAAGAATGGCATACAAGAAACCTTCCACATCGAAATAAAAAAGAACTCATACAATTTATAACTTTTCGACTAGCAGACAGCTTACCTCAAAACACCCTAAAACAAATTGAGCAAGAAATAAAACATCTATCAGACAAAGAAAAGGATATAGAAAAAAGAAAAAAGCACGAATATTGGTTAGACAAAGGCCTAGGATCTTGTGCATTATCTAAACTAGAAATGGCAACAAAGGTTAAGGAAGCATTTCTGTATCATGACGGTACAAAATATGATTTACTAGCTTGGTCCATTATGCCTAACCACGTTCATCTATTAATCAAAACAAAAGAAGACCTTCCTAAAATCATTCAATCATTAAAATCCTATATTGGAAAATGGGCATTACAGCATAATGAAGAATACAATTTAGGATTAGATAAAGAAGCAACACAATTTTGGATGCCAGAGTATTGGGATAGATTTATACGAGATGAAGCACATTTTAACGCCACTATTCAATATATTTTAAACAATCCCGCAAAAGCAAAACTACCTAAAGATCATATTGCGTATAAATTCACGGGAGTTGGAGACGGTTTAGAAGCGGAAGCTAATCGAATGAAGCAGGAGCTTCATTCGGCCCAGGAGATTTATTCAACCCAAAAGCTACATGCATCTCAAATTAAAATGGTAATGACCCGTAATAAAGACGATGAAAAGGAATTATGGGACTTGTTAGGTACTAAAGAGGATAGAAAAGAATTAGA
This genomic stretch from Chryseobacterium sp. POL2 harbors:
- a CDS encoding DUF6088 family protein, with amino-acid sequence MKSSKNQIETKVLKSSLGEVFFAEDFYTYGSPGNIRLTLFRLVNEGILERLAQGIYLKPKRDPLLGTLYPTTEEIAKQIAQRDKARIAPTGVFALYLLGLTTQVPLKAVYLSDGSQREIKIGNRTIQFKKTVPKSFAIKDELLHLIVQAFKEVGQKEVTTDFLKKIKPSILQLDDQVVQKQLKYAPVWIQKQINNLYTTSQNVD
- a CDS encoding nucleotidyl transferase AbiEii/AbiGii toxin family protein, coding for MWINLSTEQKIQVLEQTGIAKGLPAFVIEKDWWVCILLRAIFQSKYADSIIFKGGTSLSKAYHLIDRFSEDIDLIIDRHLLGFDILDSGSKIKKLRKASGSFIINEFRQELMHQLQQMGISKEDYEIQYNEHVDDTSDPNTLEIHYHSVVPVSNVYIQQRVLLEMGARSLTEPAETKPIISFIDENYKGLPFAEETFNVQVVVPTRTFIEKTLLLHEEFSKPIDKIRTDRLTRHFYDLDKMMTAGYGEQAIEDDELFQTIVEHRKNVNPLRGLDYSNHQKGKLSIIPPDEVISKWEEDYKTMQENMIVGESLSWDELLQRLKNIENAFNQI
- a CDS encoding helix-turn-helix domain-containing protein, which encodes MKKQLVLPRYKNALGQMGEQIKLARKRRKLTAVQVAERADISRSTLSLIEKGEPSVAMGAYFNVLRVLGLQDDFLKLAADDTFGRKLQDLDLL
- a CDS encoding type II toxin-antitoxin system HipA family toxin, which gives rise to MAVQKTDIYVYADWLGLEGPLLMGILSAHQAKGRKAFSFSYDKQWLKSGHQYQLDPDLHLYTGPQFANEKENFGLFLDSMPDTWGRTLMKRREAQMAKLKGEKAKTLYDIDFLLGVYDDTRMGALRFKLDPNDDFLDNDTEKATPPWSTARELQQAVVHYENDIDNEAMSKWLQLLIAPGSSLGGARPKANILDENKHPWIAKFPSKNDTIDKAAWEYLAYQLAIQSGITMAECKIEKIKGSYHTFFTKRFDRVGTHRIHFASAMTMTGNNEETIKHQPASYLDLVEFIQTKGTHIKENLAQLWRRIIFNIAISNTDDHLRNHGFILTKEGWILSPAYDLNPSIDKDGLALNVDMDNNALDFDLAKSVGEYFRLTPKEMDQIIEEVTAVVKNWQAIAKQIGIPRAEQELMASAFYT
- a CDS encoding HsdR family type I site-specific deoxyribonuclease, giving the protein MKYTESQLEQAFISLLETEGYHYINGKELTRTSNQDVLLKDDLRSFLLNRYPDLEEIELESLVNEIAFQSASNLYDSNKYICKLLADGLIFKRNDPSKKDLHIRYIDIENIRNNNFKIVNQLEIQGSELRIPDLILYINGIPVVVFEFKTAIKEEISIHDAFKQLTIRYRRDIPELMKYNVFCVISDGVNNKAGTVFSPYEFYYGWNKITGDEKKALSGIETTTSIVHGMLNQNRLVDIIHNFVLFPDNSKHELKILTRYPQYYASNKLYQNILKHRKPEGDGKGGTYFGATGCGKSYTMLYLSRLLMRSTEFSSPTIIIISDRTDLDDQLSKDFTNAKKFIGDENIINIESRADLRERLRGIESGGVYLTTVQKFAEDAEILSDRTNIICISDEAHRSQVNLDLKVKIDEEKGVTKSYGFAKYLHDSLPNATYVGFTGTPIDKTLEVFGDVVDQYTMFESVNDEITVRLVYEGRAAKVNLDYNKVQEIESYYENAVAEGASEYHVEASQKAIANMEVVLGDKDRIKAIAEDFIEHYENRVAENATVAGKVMFVCASRGIAYKLYQTIINHLGARSSSFEQNNNAQQSSFEQGQSIDPTNYAQYFTKSFGLPEEWHTRNLPHRNKKELIQFITFRLADSLPQNTLKQIEQEIKHLSDKEKDIEKRKKHEYWLDKGLGSCALSKLEMATKVKEAFLYHDGTKYDLLAWSIMPNHVHLLIKTKEDLPKIIQSLKSYIGKWALQHNEEYNLGLDKEATQFWMPEYWDRFIRDEAHFNATIQYILNNPAKAKLPKDHIAYKFTGVGDGLEAEANRMKQELHSAQEIYSTQKLHASQIKMVMTRNKDDEKELWDLLGTKEDRKELERQFKDIESNFKIAIVVDMWLTGFDVPFLDTIYIDKPLQTHNLIQTISRVNRKYQGKDRGLVVDYIGIKKNLNHALGLFNNQTAEDDFEDIAQAEIIVRDQMDLLRQFLHRFDTKDYYEGNPVERLQCLNKASELVLKTEESEKFFVNITKKLKSAYNLVSGSELFTPKEVDEIHFYFAVKSIVVKLTKGEAPDTAQMNAKVAKLVEEAIISEGVEEIFKLDDNKANAIDLFNDKFIEKISNLELPNTKIKILERLLKQTINDFKKVNKVKGQDFSERLQSIINRYNERSEGDILDYEGIQFDTAEQMLDLIIKLRVEMDSFQDLGIDYEEKAFYDILDMICKQYGFEFDNDKMLELAREIKIIVENTAKYPDWSDRDDIKAQLKMDIIVKLHQYGYPPITQDDVYKNVLEQAENFKKNRN